The DNA segment ccgggtgcgaccctaaaaagcaaaataaataattaagataaaatttaagCTGCTAGGGTTGGGTATCCTTTCTTTTATATGGAACAAAATGCCCTTGGGTCTCCTCTGGCGCGTATTTGTATGCGTTTGAGCTCCGCCCCAAAGCCCCACCCCTCCAGTCTGGACCTCTCCCAACCCTGGTTCCCCACCCACGAGCTAAGCGCCTACGCCAACTTCAGAACTCTGCAGTTCAGGCCACGTGTTTATTTTGAATCCAggtgggagagtgggaggaggaACGAGAGGAGGCGGGGCGCAGGGATTGTGGTCCCTTCGAATCCGAAGTCCTGGCGGGCGTGGTCTGAGGCCGTGGCTGGTATGTCTCCGGACCCTGTTGGGGGCGCGCCATCTCTGGGGAAGGGCGACTCGGGTTGAGCGGGGAGTAGGACACAGAGGCGGGTCACCCCCTTTCCAGCCGATCATTGGCCGCCCCATCGGTCTGTGTGCTGGGGTGAGGGTGAGTGCTAGGTCTGAAACCCGAATTTCTTTGCCTAGTGCCTGCCTGAGATGTTGAGGTCCTTTCCTGCGACACTGAGCCTGCAATCCGCCGCGGGTCACCGAGTTCAAATCTCATCTTCACCAAATTGTGTGACTTTGGCAAGTCAGAGAGTGCCTCATTTTTCGTATCTCCATTATGGGGAGTATAAAAGTATCTACCATGTTACAGGGATTAACATGCGTAAGAAACTTGGAATTCTGCCTGGCAGAGAGAACGCGCTGTATAGTCATTatcacctccctcctccagctgtCCTACCGGCCCCACTTGATATTCCCCCTCATCTCTGCCCCCAACTCTTACCTGCCTTACTGGGGCCTTCAGGGCTGGGGGCCGCCGGGCGAGGTTCTTGGAGgcgggccggggggtgggggcgctggAGAGGAAAGACAGGTTTAGGGGTTGGGTTGCCGCTTGATGGGCCTGGGCAAGGGCGCCCCCTGGGGGATTCTGCGGGCGTAGCGGAGGCATGGTCAGGCCCTTGCAGGCTGGGATCAAAGCGACCTGGGGACAGGACGCGTCAGAATAGGCTGGGGGCCAGGCAGAgatcctggggggtgggggggcggggcggaggctGGTACCTGAGTGCGCGCAGACGAAGCCGAGCCCGGCGGCCAGAGCGGCGCCCAGCACGAAGGCGGCCAATACAAGGGCCACCACCGGCGCGGGCTCCAGGGCTCCTGGAGCTGGCGCGGGAGGCTCGGGGCGCGCCTCTCTGCCGGGGACGCCCTTGGGTGGCCCTGTGAGGAGTACAGTGCTGAGACTGGGCTTAGGCCTCGGatgtcctccccaccccagttCCCGACCTCAGGGACCCCCGCGGAGGACTACTGCGCGCTCACGGGGGGGCAGCCGCGGCACAGTGACCACGATGGGCTGCGTCAGCGTGTGCAGGTGGGAGCCGTCAGCACCCAGACTCTCAGCGCTGCCACTGCCGGCGCCCGCGCACGCCTCATCCTGAGGCAGACACTAGGAGGAGAGGAGGCAAGAAACGGGGGCGTCAGGGCCCCGGCTCGAGGGGCTGGTCCCCAGGGCTCCCAAAAGATCTAAGCGTCCAGCACTCTGTTTCAACCACGAGTCGCACCACTAGACCCTCGGAAATCCCGCCCCTTCGGGCGTCCCTGTgcccaaccctagcctgggacccagtgtctaCTCCCAGTTTTGAAGTACCCCTGCCCCCCAGTCCCAAAGCCCCCAGTCTCCCAGATCCCCAAACCCTAAGAGTCTTCTCAGATGCCAGAGGCGCTTGTGTCCAGCCCGGACAGGCCTGGGCACCCAGACTGCCGGCCCTGCCCCCGCGCACCGGCGGCGGAGGCGGCAGCGTCAGAGGGGCAGGCGTCCGGCGGGCTTCCCGGAGGCGGCGGCAGCGGCTCAGCTGACAGTGCAGGAACTGCACAGAGGCGTTGAAGACCGGGCGCAGGCGGAAACTGAAGCGCGCGGGGCGGGCGGCACCCGAGAACCGCCGCGGTGGCGGGAAGGTGACGGAGGAATCGGCTGGGCAGCCCCCGCGCAGCAGCGCCAAGGCGGGGCCCGGGGCCGGGCGTGAGGACGGAGTCACTGAGCAGCGGTGCAGGGTCAGGCCCCAGCGCGGGGAGGGACGTGCCAGGGCGGCCTGAAGGGCGGGGTCGCGGTGAGGATCGGCAGCCCCCACCGGCCCCCACCCGGCCTCGGTGTGTCCCGCGTCCGCACCTGCACATACACGCGGCTGTTGGCCGGGACCTCGAGCGGCCCGGCGCGGCGCAGGAAGGCGTCCTCCGCGTCCGACAGCTCCAGACTGAAGAGGGGTCGGCGCAGCCAGGGCCCAGGTGCCGCGGGAAACGGGGGCGCTTGCGGGGGGAAAGGGTGGCACAGAAGAGGGAAAGAACGCGCTTCCCCTAAGGCCCCCCTGCTTGTGAGCCAACCTCCTCGCCTCCACCTCCTTCTTTGGAAACTGGATGCAGGCGCGGTGGAGGATTCACCCATGCTCGGCTTGGCGCCTCGCACCGCCAGCCGAAAAGCTTCTGTATCCTCTGAAGACCCTGGGGACTTCACAGCCCAGCCCCTGAACCTGGGGAAAAGCTGCGCTTTCTAGGGGAGACCTCCATTTCCCCACCTGCAGTGAACAAGAAGGAACCCCTggtggggaagggagtgagggTTGCTTGTTGGTGGAGGGTCCCCTTGCTTGAGGCCAGAGGATTCAGGGCCCACCTGGGGTAGGGTGCAGGCCCCATTCTTTCTAAGGGGAGGGGAGAACAGCAAGGTGCTCTCCCCCCAACCTCTGCCACCAGGTTCCTCATCCCCAGGCCAAGGGCAGTGGCACTCTGCTGGGGTCCCTGTCAGATGATGTCCTCCAGCATTCGACAGACTGCTCCCCTCCTGCAGCCCTTGGCCTCACTGTGGCTGCTGGGGACTTTGAAGAAGCTGGGGATCCAAGAGAACCTGGAAAACGGGGGATGGGGCAGACCCTACCTCCCACCCATCCCTGCTCCCCCAGCTGGGGTGGACCTCCAAGAGGTGACACAGTAAAAGGGTGACACAGGAACAGGGCTGTGCCAGGGCATGTCCCCTCACCTGTACATACCAGGTGGCTCGCTGGGCAAGGTGGCTGTCCCTGGGAGCAGGGCCAACAGCAGGAGCATGGCGCGCAGCATGCTGGACTGGCTGAGGCAAGGGCATGCAGGGCTGGCAGCAGAGGTGCCTGTCAGGCAGCACCCAGGCCCTGCCTGTCCTTGGCTGGGTGGCCTCTTTGGGAGGCGGGGAGTGGGGGCGGCAGGCTGCTGGGCCGACATCAGAGCTGGTGCCCAAGGCCTACTGGGATTAAGGGCTATCCTGCCGGACCTGTGGCTGTCCGGTTAGGTAGGGGGAGGTTTCTCACACCGGCAATGGGGCAAGTCACTACAAACACCAGTCCCCCAGCGGCTCCCCCCATCTCCCCTTGATGCAGAGACCTCATCCACCAGAATGGcccactcccccagcccccacacccaAGGTCAAGGCTCACGATCCCTTCCCACTGCCAGGTCTTGCCAGGCTCAAGACACACCACAGACTCAGTGGATGAAAAGGGAGGGATTTTATTCTCAAGCGTCTAAGGATTTACAAACAAgggcatttcattttaaaaaggaatggggGCAATACTGGTGGCCTGAGAAGGGGTCATGGACCTGTGGGCTGGGCCAGGCCACGCCAGGCCCCTTACTGCCcgctctgccctctgcctggtcCAGAGGGATGGCTGGTGACTGgtgacttggggtgggggtgggacatgggagaggcaggtggggagAGGCTCCCACTTAACACTgaagggtgggggcggggggacgggtggacacacacaaaacagaaaatcaagttaaataaaaaataaacccaggcagCTGGCCTTGGGCCTGTGCAGGCCCTGGGGCCAGCCACGCGACCTTCCCAGCCATCCACAAAGGCCCCAGGGGTTGGGCCTGGCCTGGCAAGGGAGAGCAGGGGCCAGGCCTGTTGGCCCctcaccctgccccctcccctcacaAAAGGgactggagagagagaaggtggccaccccccccccggggggggtgCGCAGGGGCAGAGAGATGACTGCGAGTACTTTTTAAACATGCGGCATTTGTGACTATCCTAGTAGTAACTCGAGTCGTGGGACAAACGGAGGGTCCAGTGATGCCTAGTCTAGATTGCTTCAGCTACAACCAGCGAGGTTCCTCACCTTTGGCGTTGgttggtttttatgtttttttcttttttctttttttttttttttttgctattttgtttcGTTGTCCACTTGATTTGCATGCATCACcaacaaaaaggaaacacacCCCCTCCCGCTCGCTCTGGCTGCTGCGCAGAACCCAGGGGATGCTGGGGCCCGGGGCCTCAGGGTGGGCTGGGGACTGGCCAGCTCTGGGTGAGTCGAGGGGCGCTCAGGGCCACTGCAAGGGCGTGACCACCTCCACACGCCCAGCCTTCGGCCTGCCCCACCTCTGTCCCTGTCACACATTCTCAAACCCATACATCCACTCCCTGCACCCTCAatccctgcctccctgggccccACGGACCCCACTCCTGTCACCCATTCCCTGTGCCGCCTCCCTGCCGCACCAGCACCTGTTGCCCTCCACCACGCCCCGCGCCTGCCTTCCCTGAAGGCCACCCTGTGTGGCCGAGGCCCTTTGGGCTCTCTCCACCCCTGAGGTCCTCGATTCACCTCACCAAGCTGTGGCCAGTCTCCAGCCCCAAGGGAGGAGCCCCCCCAGAGCCCACCTTTGGGACTAGTCTCTCCTGGGTGGTGGCCCAGGCCCCCATGGctcggcccccagccccagcccccaagcCCCGACGAGGCagtcggggttggggggggggcttccacCACAAGCAGCTAAACATGACTTTGGTAAAAGTTTCTGAAGGTACCGACAAACCCCATTAAGAACAAGCTCttctccgccccccaccccccaaacaccCCACCAAGtacaataaaatacaataaactcCAAAAAGGACCCCCTGAgatcaaagagagagaaagagaccagCCCAGGCCCGGCTGCAGTTGCAGCGTCCACAGGAACGCCAGCCAACAGACTCATTTCTTGCCAGACACCTAAGCGGACCCAGGGTCTTGCCAGGGgtggcagagcccaggcctgggccaggagagaagcagagccagggagggagatggggaaagCCAGAGAGGTAGAGAGGGAGGTGACAGAGAGGAAGGTGGGGCCGGGGTGCACGTGCGTGGGGCGGCAGTGGGGACAGCGCAGTGAGTGCTGGAGGGTGCAGACGGGCGGCTCTCTCCTGGCCCCTGGGGCCGCCCCATCCCAGAGGTTACAACTGAATAAATAGCGAGTCTGCTCGCGGCCTGCTGTCTTCCGTTCACAGTGTCTGTCGGGgttcggggg comes from the Phacochoerus africanus isolate WHEZ1 chromosome 4, ROS_Pafr_v1, whole genome shotgun sequence genome and includes:
- the TGFBR3L gene encoding transforming growth factor-beta receptor type 3-like protein; protein product: MGESSTAPASSFQRRRWRRGGWLTSRGALGEARSFPLLCHPFPPQAPPFPAAPGPWLRRPLFSLELSDAEDAFLRRAGPLEVPANSRVYVQAALARPSPRWGLTLHRCSVTPSSRPAPGPALALLRGGCPADSSVTFPPPRRFSGAARPARFSFRLRPVFNASVQFLHCQLSRCRRLREARRTPAPLTLPPPPPCLPQDEACAGAGSGSAESLGADGSHLHTLTQPIVVTVPRLPPRPPKGVPGREARPEPPAPAPGALEPAPVVALVLAAFVLGAALAAGLGFVCAHSAPPPPGPPPRTSPGGPQP